The nucleotide window CGGCGACTGGGCGCGGTTCGAGCGCTACTTGGCGATCGCGGGCGATTTCCTGATGCGGGGTCGCATCGACCTCGCGCGCGAGTACTGCGAGGACGCGGCGATCATCCGTGACAGCCTGCTCACGAACGCCGAGCTGGCCGCGCGACGGGGTGACAGGGCATGACGTCAGGTGACGTCACGGCGATCGTCACGGACGTGACGATGACGCCCGAGGCCTACGCGGCCGCGACGGCCGTGTCGCTGCGCACGGTGCGCAGGTGGCTGCGTGACGGTGAGCTACCTGGCGCCCGCAAGGTCGACGGGGCATGGATGATCCCGGCGAGCTCACGCCGGACACCTGCGGCCGGCGTCGAGCGTCACGGTGACATGTCAGGTGTCGTCACCCTGTCGAGCCGGCTCGATGAGCTGCCGGCACTCTTGCCGCTGGACCTGGCCGCGGTGCTCCTCGGCACGACGATCTACGCGCTGCGGCGGCACCGCGACTACTTCGGCGTGGTACCGGTCGGGCCGCGAGGATCGCTCGTCGTGCCACAGAGCACCATCCGACGCCTACGGGGGTAGGACCTTGACCCCCCGATTTGGGGACGCGATAGGCTGGCGAACCGGGGGGTGGCTGAGTCCTACGTTCGGTATGGATACGCATGACATCGATGAGGTTCTCATAGGTGCGTGGGTCGCTGAGGCCCGCGCAGCCGGCTACGCCGAGCGCACGATAGCCGACTACACATCCCAGTGGCGACGCATGACGCGCGAGATCGGGAAAAGCCTACTGGAGATCAGTCGCATCGACCTGCTGACCTATCTGGCCCGGCCGCTCGCATCGAGCACCCGTCACAACCTGCAGTCACGCATGCGCACGATCTTCGGTTTCCTCCAGGACGAGGGCCACCGGCCCGACAATCCAGCAGGACGACTGCCGAGACTGCGCGCAGTGCACAGCGAAGCGAACCCGATCACGACGGACGAGCTCCAGGCCGCCGTGCTCGTGGCTCACAAGCGCTCGGCGCGACTCTACGTACTGCTGCACGCATACCAGGGCCTGCGAGCGGTCGAGATCGCCGCCGTCGCGGGCGAGTCGATTGACTGGCGGTGGAGGCGGATCCTGACGCGCGAAGCGAAGGGCGGCCGTGATCGCGAGGTCTGGCGGCCGGTCCACTCGATCGTGTGGGAGGAACTGCAGCACTGGCCGCGCACGGGCTTCTTTTTCCCAGGCGTCGATGGCGGACACGTGCGTGCCGCAAGCGTCTCAGCGACGCTCTCCCGCCTGTTCGCGCGCGCGGGCATCACAGGTGGCCGGCCCCACCGGTTGCGGGCCTGGTACGCGACAGAGCAGCTCGAGGCGGGCGCATCTGGGCCGGTTGTACAGGCCAACATGCGGCACACGGATGCGGGATCGATGAAGTACTACTTCCGGCCGCGCGAGGAGTCGATGCGGGCCGCCCAAGAAGCACTTCCACGTGTGTACGTGCCGCGTCGAGACCGACCGCCGACACGGCCCGGGCAAAGCAGCGGGGGCCGGCCTTCCCCCCAGTGACGAAGGCCGGCCCGGGCGATCATGCTTCGTGCTTGCCGTCGCTCTTGGCGTAGCCGGCGATCCAGGCGCCGGCGGCGGCGAGCACGACGGTGATCGCGCCCTGCACGTCGGCCGGCAGCTCGACGCCGGCGAGCTGGCGCAGCATCCACGCGGCGATTGTCGTCACGGATGCCGCGACGGCCGCGCCGCCGGCGGCGGCGTTGACCTTGGGGCTGATGGTTGCCATGGGGGGTTCCTCCTTCCGGGTCAGTCGTTGGTGAACAGGCCGGGCGGCGGCGCCGGTGGCGGCGGGCCGAGGCCTCGGTAGATGTGATCCACGAGCTGCCGGTTCCACAGGTAGAGCAGGTGCCGGTCTTCGGTGGCCTGGTCGAGCTTGGCCTCGAGCTGCTCGGTGCGGCCGGCGCGGCGGGCGCTGCGGGCCTGGTGGGCGGCCAGCAGTGCCGAGCCGAGCGCGACGACGCCGGCGATGATCGCCACGACGATCGAGGCGTCCATGGTCACGGGCGCTCGAGGCCGAGCGCGAAGCACTCCCACGAGAGCGCTTCGGGCTTGCCGTCCTGGATGCCGCCGCGCTTGGTGTAGTCACCGAACCGGGCCGCGTAGTCCTGGATGCCGTAGCAGCCGCCGCGCTCGATCTTGCCGTCGAGGCGGCCGATGAAGCTGCCCGAGTGTGAGAGCGTCTTCTGCACGGCGGTGTCGAATGCTTCACGCGGGTCGCCGTCGTTCGGGTAGGCCGCCGGCAGCCGCTTGCGAGCGATCAGCGCGCGCGCGACGCGCTTGGCGAGTTCGCCGGCCGGGCGCCGGTACGCCCAGTCGCTCCCGGAGCGGATGACGGGGCCGATGCTGCCTGTGGCCGGCTTCGGCGCGGCTGGCGCGGCCGTGGTGATCGTCAGGGCCTGGCCGGCCATGTCGCGCGACCATCCGACGTAGCGGTACCCGTTGCCCTTGGCGTTGTATCGGGCGACGGTCGTGACGCCGACGGTGTTGTGGCCGGGCCACTGGTCGCCGGTAGGCGCGTCGGTCATGAGCACCTCGCCGCCGCCGACCTCGAGGGCGACGTGCCCGGAGGTGCCGGCGCCGTTCAGCCACCAGTGCAGGGCGCCGGCCGGCGCTGCAGCCGGGTCGGTCGAGACGATCTTGGACGCCGTGCATGCCTGGTGTGCGTCGCCGGCGGCGCCAAGGTCGAGGGCGCGGACGATGAGGCTCTGGCACCACTGCGACCAGGTGCCGCCGTCGCGGGTCGGGTGCGCCTCGGCCCAGGCGAGAGCCTGCTGTGCGTTGCGGGACATGGTGGGGTTCCTTTCGTGTGGGTGATCAGCTCGCGGCCGGGTAGTACGCCCAGCCAGAGAGGGTTTCGTTTGTCAGGGTCACGGCACCGGATGCGGTCGCGTCGGGCTGGATCGCGGCGGCGACGAGGATGCCGGATGCCGTGACTGTGCCGGACCACAGACGGCCGGCCGAGGACGGCGTCAT belongs to Agromyces archimandritae and includes:
- a CDS encoding helix-turn-helix domain-containing protein, which produces MTSGDVTAIVTDVTMTPEAYAAATAVSLRTVRRWLRDGELPGARKVDGAWMIPASSRRTPAAGVERHGDMSGVVTLSSRLDELPALLPLDLAAVLLGTTIYALRRHRDYFGVVPVGPRGSLVVPQSTIRRLRG
- a CDS encoding tyrosine-type recombinase/integrase codes for the protein MDTHDIDEVLIGAWVAEARAAGYAERTIADYTSQWRRMTREIGKSLLEISRIDLLTYLARPLASSTRHNLQSRMRTIFGFLQDEGHRPDNPAGRLPRLRAVHSEANPITTDELQAAVLVAHKRSARLYVLLHAYQGLRAVEIAAVAGESIDWRWRRILTREAKGGRDREVWRPVHSIVWEELQHWPRTGFFFPGVDGGHVRAASVSATLSRLFARAGITGGRPHRLRAWYATEQLEAGASGPVVQANMRHTDAGSMKYYFRPREESMRAAQEALPRVYVPRRDRPPTRPGQSSGGRPSPQ